From one Peredibacter starrii genomic stretch:
- the hpf gene encoding ribosome hibernation-promoting factor, HPF/YfiA family: MNVNITFRHMEHTPALDQVIRDKSEKFVKWFGPSADIRWTCWKDGVDHCSEVSVHAGHQEYFAKAHSDDLYKTFDMIVQKIQNQMK, encoded by the coding sequence ATGAACGTTAATATCACTTTTCGCCACATGGAACACACACCGGCCCTTGATCAAGTTATTCGCGATAAGTCTGAGAAGTTCGTGAAGTGGTTCGGTCCTTCGGCCGATATTCGTTGGACTTGCTGGAAAGACGGTGTTGATCACTGTTCAGAGGTTTCTGTTCACGCTGGTCACCAAGAGTACTTTGCCAAAGCACACTCAGATGATCTTTATAAAACATTCGATATGATCGTTCAAAAAATACAGAATCAAATGAAGTAA
- a CDS encoding class I SAM-dependent methyltransferase: MSLQEYYEDSYNMERGRGASDLLHEVTTYSKGLFNLVTESKDRFLPNLDWNGLKVLETGAGRGGVGLLLARLGADVTLVDFSPTALDQAKNIFALEGFEVKTVVGDVTHPDLELNQKYDLIVDSHLLHCLTEDPDRASYYRLITDHLAPNGIFVAETMVHRKKLFIPDGFMFDERNVLWQMFGKWTPVRRILDSLDLERELNEAHFNIVYFYYYGQYGFVPHRSFMDIPAEILPAAVRMVLQNKVS; the protein is encoded by the coding sequence ATGAGTTTACAGGAATACTACGAAGATTCATACAATATGGAGCGCGGTCGAGGAGCATCAGATCTTCTGCATGAAGTAACGACTTATTCGAAGGGCCTTTTCAATTTGGTGACTGAATCAAAAGACCGCTTCTTACCTAATCTTGACTGGAATGGTTTGAAGGTTCTTGAAACAGGAGCGGGTAGGGGAGGAGTTGGATTACTCCTTGCTCGTCTCGGCGCTGATGTCACTCTCGTAGATTTCTCCCCTACTGCCTTAGATCAGGCCAAAAATATCTTCGCGCTTGAAGGCTTCGAGGTAAAAACAGTTGTGGGGGACGTCACTCATCCTGATCTTGAACTCAATCAGAAGTATGATCTGATTGTAGACTCACATCTCCTTCATTGTTTAACTGAAGACCCGGACCGGGCCAGTTACTATCGCCTCATTACTGATCACCTGGCACCCAATGGGATCTTTGTTGCCGAGACCATGGTTCATCGGAAGAAACTTTTCATCCCGGACGGGTTTATGTTCGATGAGCGAAATGTTTTATGGCAAATGTTTGGGAAGTGGACACCGGTGAGACGCATTCTTGATTCTCTGGATTTAGAAAGAGAACTCAATGAGGCCCATTTCAACATTGTGTATTTTTACTATTATGGACAGTACGGTTTTGTTCCTCATCGAAGCTTCATGGACATCCCAGCGGAAATCCTGCCAGCAGCAGTTCGAATGGTTCTACAAAACAAAGTATCTTAG
- a CDS encoding alpha/beta fold hydrolase, which produces MTKQKHFYLIRGLIREKGHWGHFIHHLEEAFPGSRITTIDIPGAGDYFKSQSPLSVSEMVEEMRRDYLKSFDSNFEPNLIAISLGGMITVEWLKKYPTDFAKATLINTSFGGISPVYKRLMPRAFLHLMKVPVLKGRIKESRILELVTNHKDIFNETLDSWEVIQRDRPVSTANTFRQLLAGARFSVGTFTPPIPLLIIASTNDRMVSVECSRAIAEKWKLPIKEHPTGGHDLTVDDPKWVALSVKDFS; this is translated from the coding sequence ATGACTAAGCAAAAACATTTTTATCTAATTCGTGGCCTTATCCGTGAAAAAGGACATTGGGGTCACTTCATCCATCATCTGGAAGAGGCCTTTCCTGGATCTCGTATCACGACGATTGATATTCCAGGTGCAGGTGACTACTTCAAGTCCCAATCCCCACTTTCCGTCAGTGAAATGGTTGAAGAAATGCGTCGGGATTATTTAAAAAGTTTTGATTCAAACTTCGAACCAAACCTCATCGCTATCTCCCTTGGTGGCATGATCACTGTTGAGTGGTTGAAGAAATACCCAACTGACTTTGCCAAAGCGACACTGATTAACACAAGCTTCGGGGGAATTTCGCCGGTCTATAAGCGTCTTATGCCTCGGGCCTTTTTGCATTTAATGAAAGTTCCGGTTCTAAAAGGCAGGATCAAAGAGTCTCGCATTTTGGAATTAGTGACTAATCACAAAGATATTTTCAATGAGACCCTGGACTCCTGGGAAGTGATCCAAAGAGATCGACCTGTGAGTACTGCAAATACCTTCAGGCAACTCCTGGCCGGAGCTCGCTTCAGCGTGGGTACCTTCACTCCACCTATTCCTTTACTGATTATTGCTTCTACCAATGACCGCATGGTGAGTGTTGAATGCTCACGGGCCATTGCCGAGAAATGGAAACTTCCTATAAAAGAACACCCAACGGGAGGTCATGACCTCACCGTGGATGATCCGAAATGGGTCGCTTTAAGTGTTAAGGATTTTTCTTAA